The following are encoded together in the Panthera leo isolate Ple1 chromosome B4, P.leo_Ple1_pat1.1, whole genome shotgun sequence genome:
- the ASCL4 gene encoding achaete-scute homolog 4 has protein sequence MEKRKPAGLLPLRSCYLRGEPPDLPGSLPRLPLGDPFRVSWRLDAACWERAPRDCAARRSCPPLPLDRAFEPAFLRRRNERERQRVRCVNEGYARLRDHLPRELADRRLSKVETLRAAIGYIKHLQELLERHARGQEGPAGTRPPRAAECNSDGESKASSAPSPCSEPEEAGS, from the coding sequence ATGGAGAAACGTAAGCCGGCCGGACTGCTGCCCCTGCGGTCGTGCTACCTCCGCGGCGAGCCCCCGGACCTGCCGGGGTCcctgccccgcctccccctcGGGGACCCCTTCAGGGTCTCGTGGCGTCTCGACGCCGCGTGCTGGGAGCGGGCGCCCCGGGACTGCGCCGCGAGGCGGTCGTGCCCGCCGCTGCCGCTGGACCGCGCCTTCGAGCCCGCCTTCCTCCGCCGGCGCAACGAGCGCGAGCGGCAGCGGGTACGCTGCGTGAACGAGGGGTACGCGCGCCTGCGAGACCACCTGCCCCGCGAGCTGGCCGACCGGCGGCTCAGCAAGGTGGAGACGCTCCGCGCCGCCATCGGCTACATCAAGCACCTCCAGGAGCTGCTGGAGCGCCACGCCCGGGGGCAGGAGGGCCCCGCCGGCACCCGTCCCCCGCGCGCCGCCGAGTGCAACAGCGACGGCGAGTCCAAGGCCTCGTCGGCGCCCTCGCCCTGCAGCGAGCCCGAGGAGGCGGGCAGCTAG